Proteins from a single region of Shinella zoogloeoides:
- a CDS encoding DEAD/DEAH box helicase — translation MTTFHDLGLSKTIVATLSALGFEKATPIQEKAIPLVLEGSDLIGLAQTGTGKTAAFGLPMIEKLLADTRRPDPRNIRALILAPTRELVNQIADNLRDFVKKTPLRVVTVVGGASINKQSEMLNRGTDILVATPGRLLDLVARKSVTLTQARYLVLDEADQMLDLGFIHDLRKISKMVPKNRQTLLFSATMPKLIAELAGEYLSNPKKVEVTPPGKAADKVEQYVHHVPGKDQKTQILKQTLTANPDGLSLVFSRTKHGAEKLMKHLDQVGFKAASIHGNKSQGQRERALKAFRDGEIRVLVATDVAARGIDIPGVTHVYNYDLPEVPDAYVHRIGRTARNGRDGIAIAFCAPDEAHLLRDIERLMGIKIAVASGEAPAEVSTAGPGGKSRKGRNSRGGGQRSGNGRAANRPARQPFGDGAQAEAGAPSGAKRPQHGRPAQKQGDRQNRNHGGGNGQPGRPQRSGKPRRPEGQRREQA, via the coding sequence GGCACCGGCAAGACGGCCGCCTTCGGCCTGCCGATGATCGAAAAGCTTCTCGCCGACACCCGCCGTCCCGACCCGCGCAACATCCGCGCCCTCATTCTCGCCCCGACCCGCGAACTGGTGAACCAGATCGCCGACAACCTGCGCGATTTCGTGAAGAAGACGCCGCTGCGCGTCGTCACCGTCGTCGGCGGTGCTTCGATCAACAAGCAGTCGGAAATGCTGAACCGCGGCACCGACATCCTCGTCGCCACCCCGGGCCGCCTGCTCGATCTCGTCGCCCGCAAGTCGGTGACGCTGACGCAGGCCCGCTACCTCGTGCTCGACGAAGCCGACCAGATGCTCGATCTCGGCTTCATCCACGACCTGCGCAAGATCTCCAAAATGGTGCCGAAGAACCGCCAGACGCTGCTCTTCTCGGCCACCATGCCGAAGCTGATCGCCGAGCTTGCCGGCGAATATCTCAGCAATCCGAAGAAGGTCGAAGTCACCCCGCCCGGCAAGGCCGCCGACAAGGTGGAGCAGTATGTCCACCACGTTCCCGGCAAGGACCAGAAGACGCAGATCCTCAAGCAGACACTCACCGCCAACCCGGATGGCCTGTCGCTCGTCTTCTCGCGCACCAAGCATGGCGCCGAGAAGCTGATGAAGCATCTCGACCAGGTCGGCTTCAAGGCCGCCTCGATCCACGGCAACAAGAGCCAGGGCCAGCGCGAGCGCGCCCTCAAGGCCTTCCGTGACGGTGAGATCCGTGTACTCGTCGCCACCGACGTCGCCGCCCGCGGCATCGACATCCCGGGCGTCACCCACGTCTACAACTACGACCTGCCGGAAGTGCCGGACGCCTATGTCCACCGCATCGGCCGCACGGCCCGCAACGGCCGCGACGGCATTGCCATCGCTTTCTGCGCGCCGGACGAAGCGCACCTCCTGCGCGACATCGAGCGCCTGATGGGCATCAAGATCGCAGTCGCCAGCGGTGAAGCCCCGGCCGAAGTCAGCACGGCCGGCCCCGGCGGCAAGTCCCGCAAGGGCCGCAACAGCCGTGGCGGCGGCCAGCGCTCCGGCAACGGCCGCGCCGCCAACCGTCCGGCCCGCCAGCCCTTCGGCGACGGCGCACAGGCCGAAGCCGGCGCGCCGTCCGGCGCCAAGCGCCCGCAGCACGGCCGTCCGGCCCAGAAGCAGGGCGACCGCCAGAACCGCAACCACGGCGGCGGCAACGGCCAGCCCGGCCGCCCGCAGCGCAGCGGCAAACCGCGCCGCCCGGAAGGCCAGCGCCGCGAACAGGCGTAA
- a CDS encoding DMT family transporter, with product MSLDRLAPAIFVLLWSTGWVVAKFAALLSEPLTFLCIRYLTAAVLFAGLCVASGVSWPRDRRTILHAIVSGVFLHGIYLGAVWWAIGEGVPAALSSIIAALQPLMTALAAPFFIGERLSTTQKLGLCLGFLGVLIAVLPKFFGQGAAEIPALAILVNMLGMAAVTYGTIYQKQHLQTGDIRAVATLQYVGALIVTLPLALGLETPHVEISFAFIALLPWAVLGISMGAILLLLYLIRRGQVSRAASLIYLVPPIAALQAAAIFGEELTMPMILGTVIVVAGVYLTNRKDAAPAE from the coding sequence ATGTCCCTCGATCGTCTGGCTCCGGCCATCTTCGTCCTGCTCTGGTCCACGGGCTGGGTCGTCGCCAAGTTCGCGGCCCTGCTTTCCGAGCCGCTGACCTTCCTGTGCATCCGCTACCTCACGGCCGCTGTCCTCTTTGCGGGCCTCTGCGTGGCGTCCGGCGTTTCCTGGCCGCGCGATAGGCGCACTATCCTGCATGCCATCGTCTCCGGCGTTTTCCTGCACGGCATCTATCTCGGCGCGGTCTGGTGGGCCATCGGCGAGGGCGTGCCGGCGGCACTGTCCTCGATCATCGCCGCGCTCCAGCCATTGATGACGGCGCTGGCGGCGCCGTTCTTCATCGGCGAGCGGCTCAGCACGACGCAGAAGCTCGGCCTCTGTCTCGGTTTCCTCGGCGTGCTTATTGCCGTGCTGCCGAAATTCTTCGGGCAGGGCGCGGCGGAAATCCCGGCCCTCGCCATCCTCGTCAACATGCTCGGCATGGCCGCCGTGACCTACGGCACGATCTATCAGAAGCAGCACCTTCAGACCGGCGACATCCGTGCCGTCGCCACGCTGCAATATGTCGGGGCCCTGATCGTCACGCTACCTCTCGCGCTCGGCCTTGAAACCCCGCATGTCGAGATAAGTTTTGCCTTCATCGCGCTGCTCCCCTGGGCGGTGCTCGGCATCTCGATGGGCGCGATCCTGCTGCTGCTCTACCTCATCCGCCGGGGACAGGTCTCGCGCGCGGCCTCGCTCATCTATCTGGTGCCGCCCATCGCCGCGCTGCAGGCGGCGGCCATCTTCGGCGAGGAGCTGACGATGCCGATGATCCTCGGCACGGTGATCGTGGTGGCGGGGGTGTATCTGACGAACCGCAAGGATGCCGCGCCGGCCGAGTGA
- a CDS encoding circularly permuted type 2 ATP-grasp protein codes for MMNADSGSRQPYQNYHEWYEAQDRARLIAKSRDAENLFRKTGITFAVYGHADSSEKLIPFDIIPRIISGREWRKLAQGIEQRVIALNAFLDDIYHKQEIIKAGRIPRELIERNEAFLPQMIGFKPPGGVYTHIVGTDIVRTGEDQFYVLEDNARTPSGVSYMLENRETMMQMFPELFHLNKVRPVEDYPKLLRQSLASLAPPGCSGKPRVAVLTPGIFNSAYYEHAFLADMMGVELVEGSDLRVVDGKVKMRTTRGYEAIDVLYRRVDDDFLDPLTFRPDSALGVPGIMDVYKAGNITIANAPGTGISDDKAIYSYMPEIVEFYTGRKAILENVPTWRCSEEDSLKYVLEHLSELVVKEVHGSGGYGMLVGPTASKKECAAFAEKLKARPANYIAQPTLSLSTVPILVKKGIAPRHVDLRPYVLVSDKVQIIPGGLTRVALKEGSLVVNSSQGGGTKDTWVLED; via the coding sequence ATGATGAATGCGGACTCCGGTTCGCGGCAGCCGTATCAGAACTACCATGAATGGTACGAAGCACAGGATCGGGCGCGCCTGATCGCCAAATCGAGAGACGCCGAAAACCTCTTTCGAAAAACCGGCATCACCTTCGCAGTCTACGGACACGCCGACAGTTCCGAAAAGCTCATCCCCTTCGACATCATACCGCGCATCATCTCCGGCCGGGAATGGCGCAAGCTGGCCCAGGGCATCGAGCAGCGGGTCATCGCCCTCAACGCCTTCCTTGACGACATCTACCACAAGCAGGAAATCATCAAGGCGGGCCGCATCCCGCGCGAGCTGATCGAGCGCAACGAGGCGTTCCTGCCGCAGATGATCGGCTTCAAGCCGCCGGGCGGCGTCTATACCCATATCGTCGGCACCGACATCGTGCGCACGGGCGAAGATCAGTTCTACGTGCTGGAAGACAATGCCCGCACCCCTTCCGGCGTCAGCTACATGCTGGAAAACCGGGAAACCATGATGCAGATGTTCCCGGAGCTGTTCCACCTCAATAAGGTGCGCCCGGTCGAAGACTATCCGAAACTCCTGCGCCAGAGCCTCGCCTCCCTCGCCCCGCCCGGCTGCTCGGGAAAACCCCGCGTCGCGGTGCTGACGCCCGGCATCTTCAACTCCGCCTATTACGAACACGCCTTCCTCGCCGACATGATGGGCGTGGAACTGGTCGAAGGCTCGGACCTGCGCGTCGTCGACGGCAAGGTGAAGATGCGCACCACCCGCGGCTACGAGGCCATCGACGTGCTCTACCGCCGCGTCGACGACGACTTCCTCGACCCCCTCACCTTCCGGCCGGATTCCGCGCTCGGCGTTCCCGGCATCATGGATGTCTACAAGGCCGGCAACATCACGATCGCCAACGCACCCGGCACCGGCATTTCCGACGACAAGGCGATCTATTCCTACATGCCGGAAATCGTCGAGTTCTATACGGGCCGCAAGGCGATCCTTGAGAACGTGCCGACCTGGCGCTGCTCGGAGGAAGACAGCCTGAAATATGTGCTGGAGCACTTGAGCGAACTCGTCGTCAAGGAAGTGCACGGCTCGGGCGGCTACGGCATGCTCGTCGGCCCCACCGCATCCAAAAAGGAATGCGCGGCCTTCGCCGAAAAACTGAAGGCCCGGCCGGCGAACTACATCGCCCAGCCAACGCTCTCGCTCTCCACGGTGCCGATCCTCGTGAAGAAGGGCATCGCGCCCCGGCACGTCGATCTTCGGCCCTATGTGCTCGTTTCCGACAAGGTGCAGATCATTCCCGGCGGGCTGACCCGCGTGGCGCTGAAGGAAGGCTCGCTGGTGGTCAACTCCAGCCAGGGCGGCGGCACGAAGGACACCTGGGTTCTGGAGGACTGA
- a CDS encoding alpha-E domain-containing protein encodes MLGRTANGLYWMSRYIERGENIARLIDAGLRMALTRSGSSDEDWDGVLQSAGVREDFDSVHDKLTSADAIDYLLRDRSNPSSVMSCIEAARNNARMVRTALTRETWEATNECWIELKQILAKRAKPADMPEIIDTIKRRAGLIRGAFHGTMLRDDIYNFSRIGTFIEQADNTARILDVKYYVLLPAIAKVGSSLDNKQWESILRSVSAHRSYSWVYDGDYSPANIADFLILNDRMPRSLAYSYDKIVSNLGYLAKSYGEKHAAHETASSTLMLLRSRSMEDIMEQGLHEFIEEFIVHNNRLGEEISEGYRFYR; translated from the coding sequence ATGCTGGGAAGAACTGCAAACGGCCTTTACTGGATGTCCCGCTATATCGAGCGGGGCGAGAACATCGCCCGCCTCATCGACGCGGGCCTGCGCATGGCGCTGACGCGCTCCGGCTCCTCCGACGAGGACTGGGACGGCGTGTTGCAAAGCGCCGGCGTGCGCGAGGATTTCGACAGCGTGCACGACAAGCTGACGAGCGCCGACGCCATCGACTACCTGCTGCGCGACCGCTCCAACCCGTCGAGCGTCATGTCCTGCATCGAGGCGGCGCGCAACAACGCCCGCATGGTGCGCACGGCGCTGACGCGCGAGACCTGGGAAGCGACCAACGAGTGCTGGATCGAGCTGAAGCAGATCCTCGCCAAGCGCGCCAAGCCGGCCGACATGCCGGAGATCATCGACACGATCAAGCGGCGCGCCGGCCTCATCCGCGGGGCGTTCCACGGCACGATGCTGCGCGACGACATCTACAATTTCTCGCGCATCGGCACCTTCATCGAGCAGGCGGACAACACGGCCCGCATCCTCGACGTGAAATATTACGTGCTGCTGCCGGCCATCGCCAAGGTCGGCTCCTCACTCGACAACAAGCAATGGGAATCCATCCTGCGCTCCGTCTCGGCGCACCGTTCCTATAGCTGGGTCTATGACGGCGACTATTCGCCGGCGAATATCGCGGACTTCCTCATCCTCAACGACCGCATGCCACGCTCGCTCGCCTACAGCTACGACAAGATCGTCAGCAATCTCGGCTATCTTGCGAAAAGCTACGGCGAGAAGCACGCCGCGCACGAAACCGCCTCCTCCACGCTGATGCTGCTGCGCAGCCGCAGCATGGAGGACATCATGGAACAGGGCCTCCACGAATTCATCGAGGAGTTCATCGTCCACAACAACCGCCTCGGGGAGGAAATCTCCGAGGGCTACCGCTTCTATCGTTAG
- a CDS encoding transglutaminase family protein — protein MRLKISHTTEYRYDDPVQYSLQRLRLTPKSQPGQIVRDWKTTVHGAHLEAGYSDHFGNHVDLVSTEGEQVAIRIVAEGEVETEDRAGVFGPHQGFVPLWLFLRETPLTRPGKLIRELAKAATGENELARMHALMGAIHETVAYKPGETATDTTAEQALEKKQGVCQDHAHIVLSVARHLGIPARYVSGYLLMDAPEQTASHAWAEVHLQGLGWVGFDAANNICPDARYVRLSTGLDYKDAAPVSGMVTGKAAETMSVSITVEPAASQSQSQSQS, from the coding sequence ATGCGACTGAAGATCAGCCACACGACCGAATACCGCTACGACGACCCGGTGCAATATTCCCTGCAACGGCTGCGGCTGACGCCGAAAAGCCAGCCCGGCCAGATCGTGCGCGACTGGAAGACCACCGTCCACGGCGCGCATCTGGAAGCCGGCTACAGCGACCATTTCGGCAATCATGTCGATCTCGTCAGCACCGAGGGCGAGCAGGTGGCGATCCGCATCGTCGCCGAGGGCGAGGTGGAGACGGAGGACCGGGCCGGCGTCTTCGGCCCACATCAGGGTTTTGTGCCGCTCTGGCTGTTCCTGCGCGAAACGCCGCTGACCAGGCCCGGCAAGCTGATCCGCGAGCTCGCCAAGGCCGCAACGGGCGAGAACGAACTGGCGCGCATGCATGCGCTGATGGGCGCGATCCACGAGACCGTCGCCTACAAGCCGGGCGAAACTGCCACCGACACGACGGCCGAACAGGCGCTGGAGAAGAAACAGGGCGTCTGTCAGGACCATGCACATATCGTGCTGTCCGTCGCACGCCATCTCGGCATTCCCGCCCGCTACGTCTCCGGCTACCTGCTGATGGACGCGCCGGAGCAGACGGCAAGCCACGCCTGGGCGGAAGTTCACCTTCAGGGGCTCGGCTGGGTCGGCTTCGACGCGGCCAACAATATCTGCCCGGATGCGCGTTATGTCCGGCTTTCGACCGGCCTCGACTACAAGGACGCTGCGCCTGTTTCCGGCATGGTGACGGGCAAGGCGGCCGAGACGATGAGCGTTTCCATCACCGTCGAACCGGCCGCCAGCCAGAGCCAGTCGCAAAGCCAGAGCTGA
- a CDS encoding aldehyde dehydrogenase family protein, whose translation MTIHQNLIAGEWVGTDAIRNINPSDTNDVVGEYARATAEDTKAAIAAAKAAFPAWSRSGILERHAILRKTADEILARKDELGRLLSREEGKTLAEGIGETIRAGQIFDFFAGECLRLAGEVLPSVRPNIGVEITREPVGVVGIITPWNFPIAIPAWKIAPALCYGNTVVFKPAELVPGCSWAIVDILVRAGLPKGVLNLVMGKGSVVGQTMLDSPDVHAITFTGSTGTGKRVAAASIEHNRKYQLEMGGKNPFVVLDDADLTVAVEAAVNSAFFSTGQRCTASSRVIVTEGIHDRFVAAVGERLKGVVVDDALKAGTHIGPVVDESQLKQDTDYIEIGQKEGAKLSFGGELLKRDTPGFYLAPALFTEATNDMRISREEIFGPVAAVIRVKDYEEALAVANDTPFGLSSGIATTSLKHATHFKRNAEAGMVMVNLPTAGVDFHVPFGGRKGSSYGSREQGSYANEFYTTVKTAYTLA comes from the coding sequence ATGACTATCCATCAGAATCTTATTGCCGGCGAATGGGTCGGCACGGATGCGATCCGCAACATCAACCCGTCCGACACGAACGATGTGGTGGGCGAATATGCCCGCGCCACGGCGGAAGACACCAAGGCGGCAATCGCTGCGGCCAAGGCGGCCTTCCCGGCCTGGTCGCGCTCCGGCATCCTCGAGCGCCACGCGATCCTGCGCAAGACGGCCGATGAAATCCTCGCCCGCAAGGACGAGCTTGGCCGCCTTCTGTCGCGCGAAGAGGGCAAGACGCTGGCCGAAGGCATCGGCGAGACGATCCGCGCCGGCCAGATCTTCGATTTCTTCGCGGGCGAGTGCCTGCGCCTTGCCGGTGAGGTTCTGCCCTCGGTGCGGCCGAACATCGGCGTCGAGATCACCCGCGAGCCGGTCGGTGTCGTCGGCATCATCACGCCCTGGAATTTTCCCATCGCCATTCCGGCATGGAAGATCGCGCCCGCGCTCTGCTACGGCAACACGGTCGTCTTCAAGCCGGCGGAACTGGTGCCGGGCTGCTCCTGGGCCATCGTCGATATCCTCGTGCGCGCCGGCCTGCCGAAGGGCGTGCTGAACCTCGTGATGGGCAAGGGCTCCGTGGTCGGCCAGACCATGCTCGACAGCCCGGACGTCCACGCCATCACTTTCACTGGCTCCACCGGCACGGGCAAGCGCGTCGCTGCCGCCTCCATCGAGCATAACCGCAAATACCAGCTCGAAATGGGCGGCAAGAACCCCTTCGTCGTGCTGGATGATGCCGACCTCACCGTCGCCGTGGAAGCGGCCGTCAACTCGGCCTTCTTCTCCACCGGCCAGCGCTGCACGGCCTCCTCGCGCGTCATCGTCACGGAAGGTATCCACGACCGCTTCGTCGCCGCCGTCGGCGAGCGTCTCAAGGGCGTCGTCGTGGACGACGCGTTGAAGGCCGGCACGCATATCGGCCCGGTGGTCGATGAAAGCCAGTTGAAGCAGGATACCGACTATATCGAGATCGGCCAGAAGGAAGGCGCCAAGCTTTCCTTCGGCGGTGAGCTTCTGAAGCGCGATACGCCCGGCTTCTACCTTGCGCCGGCGCTCTTCACCGAGGCGACCAACGACATGCGCATCTCGCGTGAGGAAATCTTCGGCCCCGTCGCCGCCGTCATCCGGGTGAAAGACTACGAGGAAGCGCTGGCCGTTGCCAACGACACGCCCTTCGGCCTCTCCTCCGGCATCGCCACCACCAGCCTCAAGCATGCGACGCATTTCAAGCGCAATGCCGAAGCCGGCATGGTGATGGTCAATCTGCCGACGGCGGGCGTCGATTTCCATGTACCCTTCGGCGGCCGCAAGGGCTCGTCCTATGGCTCGCGCGAGCAGGGCAGCTACGCCAACGAGTTCTACACGACGGTCAAGACCGCCTATACGCTAGCGTAA
- the araD1 gene encoding AraD1 family protein: protein MLISQVGNADGSITVVVREDGGKGRAVKGAKSVYALAMEAADSGKSLKAVVEAKGLGDDVDLEAAYAEGRLLSPITHPDAAHLHLTGTGLTHLGSAATRDSMHKKTSEAAEETLTDSMKMFRMGLENGKPKAGEKGVQPEWFYKGNGTQAVAPGSVLTSPSFALDGGEEPEMAGIYVIASDGSPFRIGFAVSNEFSDHVTERINYLYLAHSKLRQASFGPEIRVGVAPDDIRGFSRIVRGGKVLWEKPFVSGEANMSHTFANLEYHHFKYGLFRAPGDIHVHMFGTATLSFGDGIRTEAGDVFEIGADGFGLPLRNPLAVAEEEEIVIRQL, encoded by the coding sequence ATGCTGATTTCGCAGGTAGGAAATGCCGATGGCTCGATCACCGTGGTCGTGCGCGAGGACGGCGGCAAGGGCCGGGCGGTGAAGGGGGCGAAGAGCGTCTATGCGCTCGCCATGGAAGCGGCCGATAGCGGAAAATCGCTGAAGGCGGTCGTCGAGGCCAAGGGGCTTGGCGATGACGTCGATCTTGAGGCGGCCTATGCCGAGGGCCGGCTGCTGTCGCCGATCACGCATCCCGATGCCGCCCACCTGCACCTGACGGGCACGGGCCTCACCCATCTCGGCTCCGCCGCAACGCGCGATTCCATGCACAAGAAGACCTCGGAAGCCGCCGAGGAGACGCTGACCGATTCCATGAAGATGTTCCGCATGGGCCTCGAGAACGGCAAGCCGAAGGCCGGCGAGAAGGGCGTGCAGCCGGAATGGTTCTACAAGGGTAACGGCACGCAGGCCGTCGCGCCGGGCAGCGTGCTGACCTCGCCGTCCTTCGCGCTCGACGGTGGCGAGGAGCCGGAAATGGCCGGCATCTATGTCATCGCCTCGGACGGTTCGCCGTTCCGTATCGGCTTTGCCGTGTCGAACGAGTTCTCCGACCATGTGACGGAGCGGATCAACTATCTCTACCTCGCCCATTCCAAGCTGCGGCAGGCGAGCTTCGGCCCGGAAATCCGCGTCGGCGTCGCGCCCGACGATATCCGCGGCTTCTCGCGCATCGTGCGTGGCGGCAAGGTTCTGTGGGAAAAGCCCTTCGTCTCCGGTGAGGCGAACATGTCCCATACCTTCGCCAATCTCGAATACCACCACTTCAAATACGGCCTGTTCCGCGCGCCGGGCGATATCCATGTCCATATGTTCGGCACGGCGACGCTGTCCTTCGGCGACGGCATCCGCACGGAAGCGGGCGACGTGTTCGAGATCGGCGCGGACGGCTTCGGCCTGCCGCTGCGCAATCCGCTGGCGGTCGCCGAGGAAGAAGAGATCGTCATCCGCCAATTGTAA